Proteins from a genomic interval of Mycobacterium conspicuum:
- a CDS encoding acyl-CoA dehydrogenase family protein has translation MWDFETDPEYQAKLDWVEKFMVEELEPLDLVSLDPYDKTNAEMMAILRPLQQQVKDQGLWAAHLTPDLGGQGFGQVKLALLNEILGRSRWAPSVFGCQAPDSGNAEILALFGTDEQKARYLQPLLDGEITSCYSMTEPQGGSDPGMFVTQATRDGDDWVINGEKWFSSNAKHASFFIVMAVTKPDARTYDKMSLFIVPGETPGIEIIRNVGVGAESGKHGSHGYVRYNDVRVPADHVLGGEGSAFMIAQTRLGGGRIHHAMRTIALARKAFDMMCERAVSRRTRHGHLSDFQMTQEKIADSWIQIEQFRLLVLRTAWLIDKHHDYQKVRRDIAAVKVAMPQVLHDVAQRALHLHGALGVSDEMPFVKMMVAAESLGIADGATELHKMTVARRTLREYQPVTTPFPSQHIPTRRAEAQARLAERLEHSIAEF, from the coding sequence GTGTGGGATTTCGAAACGGACCCGGAATACCAGGCGAAGCTGGACTGGGTAGAAAAGTTCATGGTCGAGGAACTCGAACCGCTCGACCTGGTCTCGCTTGATCCATACGACAAGACCAACGCCGAGATGATGGCGATCCTGCGGCCCTTGCAGCAGCAGGTGAAGGATCAGGGATTGTGGGCGGCGCACCTGACTCCCGACCTCGGCGGCCAGGGCTTCGGTCAGGTCAAGCTTGCGCTGCTCAACGAGATCCTCGGGCGTTCGCGGTGGGCACCGTCGGTGTTTGGTTGTCAGGCGCCCGATTCGGGAAACGCGGAAATCCTCGCGCTGTTCGGCACCGACGAGCAGAAGGCCCGCTATCTGCAGCCGCTGCTGGACGGCGAGATCACGTCCTGCTACTCGATGACCGAACCGCAGGGCGGCTCCGATCCCGGCATGTTCGTCACGCAGGCGACCCGCGACGGTGACGACTGGGTGATCAACGGGGAGAAGTGGTTTTCGTCCAACGCCAAGCACGCATCGTTTTTCATCGTGATGGCGGTGACCAAGCCCGACGCCCGCACCTACGACAAGATGTCACTGTTCATCGTGCCCGGCGAGACACCGGGCATCGAGATCATCCGCAACGTCGGGGTGGGGGCCGAGTCGGGCAAGCACGGTTCGCACGGATACGTCCGCTACAACGACGTCCGGGTGCCGGCCGATCACGTGCTGGGCGGTGAAGGGTCGGCGTTCATGATCGCGCAGACTCGCCTGGGTGGGGGCCGCATTCACCACGCGATGCGCACAATCGCTCTGGCGCGCAAGGCTTTTGACATGATGTGCGAGCGCGCCGTGTCACGCAGGACCAGGCACGGTCACCTGTCCGATTTCCAGATGACCCAGGAGAAGATCGCCGACAGCTGGATCCAGATCGAGCAGTTCCGGCTGCTGGTGCTGCGCACGGCGTGGCTGATCGACAAACACCACGACTACCAGAAGGTGCGCCGCGACATCGCCGCGGTCAAGGTCGCGATGCCGCAGGTGCTGCACGACGTGGCGCAGCGGGCCTTGCACCTGCACGGCGCGCTCGGCGTCTCCGACGAGATGCCGTTCGTCAAGATGATGGTGGCCGCCGAGTCGCTGGGCATCGCCGACGGTGCGACGGAGTTGCACAAGATGACGGTCGCCCGCCGCACCTTGCGCGAATATCAGCCTGTGACAACGCCTTTCCCGTCACAGCACATTCCCACTCGGCGTGCCGAAGCACAGGCGAGGCTGGCTGAGCGGCTAGAGCATTCGATCGCGGAGTTCTGA
- a CDS encoding SAM-dependent methyltransferase, translating to MDPRAITIVPIGTVHSTRTEPTDDAWDRETTLIRLSDEFDESALWGLDGFSHIEVIYAFHRVGADDVELAARRPRGNPDWPEVGIFAQRGKNRPNRLGVTTCTLLGVDGLAITVRGLDAIDGTPVIDIKPYMKEFGPRGHVRQPAWATELMGGYWE from the coding sequence ATGGACCCGCGTGCTATCACCATCGTCCCGATCGGCACCGTGCACAGCACCCGCACGGAACCGACCGACGACGCCTGGGACCGCGAGACGACGCTGATCCGGCTGTCCGATGAGTTCGACGAATCGGCGCTGTGGGGCCTGGACGGCTTCTCCCACATCGAGGTGATCTACGCGTTCCACCGCGTCGGCGCCGACGACGTCGAGCTCGCCGCGCGCCGCCCCCGGGGTAATCCCGACTGGCCCGAGGTGGGCATCTTCGCCCAGCGCGGCAAGAACCGCCCGAACCGTCTCGGAGTCACCACCTGCACCCTGTTGGGCGTCGATGGACTCGCGATCACGGTCCGGGGGCTCGACGCGATTGACGGCACGCCGGTGATCGATATCAAGCCCTACATGAAGGAGTTCGGTCCCCGCGGGCACGTGCGCCAGCCCGCCTGGGCGACGGAGCTCATGGGCGGCTATTGGGAATGA
- a CDS encoding TIGR03618 family F420-dependent PPOX class oxidoreductase, with protein MKLNDAARDLIGKGVDATLVTLNPDGSPQVSLVWVQLQSAPDGEPDGDELVTAHLGEHKKVRNVRNDPRVALTIAAVGDVVPEMRPYLAVYGTARIVEGGAPEVLKELAQTLSNPEVFPPAGAPPGFLTRIRIDKIGGIGPWAS; from the coding sequence ATGAAACTCAACGACGCCGCACGCGATCTCATCGGAAAGGGTGTCGACGCCACGCTGGTCACCCTGAACCCCGACGGCAGTCCGCAGGTGTCCCTGGTCTGGGTCCAACTGCAGTCCGCGCCCGACGGGGAGCCGGACGGCGACGAACTCGTCACCGCCCACCTCGGCGAGCACAAGAAGGTTCGCAACGTCCGCAACGATCCCCGCGTGGCCCTCACGATCGCCGCGGTGGGCGACGTCGTCCCGGAGATGCGCCCCTACCTCGCGGTCTATGGCACTGCCCGGATCGTCGAGGGCGGAGCCCCGGAGGTGCTCAAGGAACTGGCGCAGACCTTGTCCAACCCCGAGGTGTTCCCGCCGGCGGGCGCACCGCCCGGATTCCTGACGCGCATTCGCATCGACAAGATCGGTGGCATCGGTCCCTGGGCGTCCTGA
- a CDS encoding GNAT family N-acetyltransferase, whose product MAPQARPAHKGDVRELSRTLARAFYDDPVMSWLLPDAKSRTAQLPRLFATITRHHHLARGAVEVASDGPDIGAAALWDPPNEWQESRWEQLAQIPTFLRVFGRHSARGRAIQELMKRWHPEEPHWYLAVIGSDPSVRGKGFGQVLMSSRLDRVDAEHAPAYLESSKSENIPYYQRFGFEVTGEIVLPHGGPTMWPMWRQPR is encoded by the coding sequence GTGGCTCCCCAAGCACGTCCGGCGCACAAGGGCGACGTACGCGAGCTGTCGCGCACGCTGGCCCGGGCCTTCTACGACGATCCCGTGATGAGCTGGCTGCTTCCCGACGCGAAATCGCGTACGGCGCAGCTACCCCGGCTCTTCGCGACGATAACCCGCCACCACCATCTGGCCCGCGGCGCCGTCGAGGTCGCGTCTGACGGGCCGGACATCGGCGCGGCGGCACTGTGGGACCCACCCAACGAATGGCAAGAATCGCGCTGGGAGCAGCTGGCGCAGATACCGACGTTCCTGCGGGTGTTCGGCCGGCACTCGGCGCGGGGACGCGCGATACAGGAATTGATGAAACGCTGGCACCCCGAGGAGCCGCACTGGTATCTGGCCGTCATCGGCAGCGACCCGTCGGTGCGTGGCAAAGGATTCGGACAGGTGTTGATGAGCTCGCGCCTCGACCGCGTCGATGCCGAACACGCTCCGGCGTATCTGGAGTCGAGCAAATCCGAAAACATCCCCTACTACCAACGATTCGGCTTCGAGGTGACCGGCGAGATCGTGTTACCGCACGGCGGCCCCACCATGTGGCCGATGTGGCGCCAGCCGCGTTAA
- a CDS encoding DUF732 domain-containing protein yields MYYRVSLAAAAFVAGIMAAAVSLVSAPARADGADDSFLQALDGRGVQYGTMDRAIAVAQNDVCGQLAGNPATSMSDLVTVVASDANLSMADSTFFTGSAIAAYCPQFQSVVTAPPIPAAAPTPVPDGPMNVPIS; encoded by the coding sequence ATGTACTACCGCGTATCTCTGGCCGCAGCGGCCTTTGTCGCCGGGATCATGGCGGCCGCGGTCAGTCTGGTTTCGGCGCCGGCCCGCGCCGACGGCGCCGACGACTCCTTCCTGCAAGCCCTCGACGGCCGGGGCGTGCAGTACGGCACCATGGACCGGGCGATCGCGGTGGCGCAGAACGACGTGTGCGGTCAACTGGCCGGGAACCCCGCCACATCGATGAGTGATCTGGTGACCGTCGTGGCCAGCGACGCCAACCTGTCGATGGCCGACAGCACCTTCTTCACCGGGTCCGCGATCGCCGCCTACTGCCCGCAGTTCCAGTCCGTCGTCACTGCACCGCCCATACCGGCCGCCGCGCCGACGCCGGTGCCGGACGGGCCGATGAACGTGCCGATTTCCTAA
- a CDS encoding TetR family transcriptional regulator has product MNSRTPSSHPRRSGRSRSRESPSREERKEATRRAIIAAALKLLQDQSFSSLSLREVTREVGIVPAAFYRHFESMEALGLVLIDESFRTLRDTLRGARAGKLDPTRVIESSVEILVGSVAERREHWRLIGRERSSGLSVLRYAIRTEIRLITSELATDLARFPGLNAWSTEDLNVLATLFVNAMIAIAELIEDAQSAEALEEIRRVAVKQLRMIAIGIASWRSSP; this is encoded by the coding sequence GTGAACAGCCGTACTCCTAGCTCACACCCCCGCCGGTCGGGGCGGAGCCGTTCACGCGAAAGCCCGTCGCGCGAGGAGCGCAAAGAGGCCACCCGGCGCGCCATCATCGCCGCCGCGCTCAAGCTGCTGCAGGACCAGAGCTTTTCCAGCCTGAGCCTGCGCGAGGTGACCCGCGAGGTCGGGATCGTCCCCGCGGCGTTCTACCGGCACTTCGAGTCGATGGAGGCCCTCGGGCTGGTGCTGATCGACGAGTCGTTTCGCACCCTGCGCGACACCCTGCGCGGAGCGCGCGCGGGCAAGCTCGACCCCACCCGGGTGATCGAATCCTCCGTCGAGATCCTGGTCGGCAGCGTCGCCGAACGGCGCGAGCACTGGCGCCTCATCGGCCGGGAGCGCTCCAGCGGGCTGTCCGTGCTGCGCTACGCCATCCGCACCGAGATCCGGCTGATCACCTCCGAGCTGGCCACCGACCTGGCCCGCTTCCCGGGGCTCAACGCCTGGAGCACCGAAGACCTCAACGTGCTGGCCACGCTTTTCGTCAATGCCATGATCGCCATCGCCGAGCTGATCGAGGACGCCCAGAGCGCCGAAGCGTTGGAAGAAATCCGGCGAGTGGCGGTCAAGCAGCTGCGGATGATCGCCATCGGCATCGCGAGCTGGCGCAGCAGTCCCTAG
- a CDS encoding flavin reductase family protein, with translation MFTQTLKQRVLGSNLVDLLTGPHGVDRYTELVAPTWTIGEARAKVIDVRRSTPRSVTLTLAPNAAFNGRSLQAGQYVNLTVDIDGRRHTRCYSPANAEGGPHLELTIGHHDGGLVSTYLYERARRGMVVGLAGVGGGFVMPAERPRRILFVSGGSGITPVMAMLRTLVNEGHRGEVAFVHYARSPQEACYRDELAELKRVRVLHGYTRSGAGDLVGSFGREHLAAAMRSPDAVFVCGPTTLVEAVRQHCDNVYTESFVPPVFEPTANPSGSRITFSDSGIDVTDDGRSLLEQAESAGLTPQNGCRMGICHTCTRRKTAGTVRNLTTGSVSTGADENIQICVSVPVGDVDIAL, from the coding sequence ATGTTCACTCAAACTTTGAAGCAACGAGTCCTGGGTTCCAACCTAGTCGACCTGCTTACCGGTCCGCACGGCGTCGACCGCTATACCGAGTTGGTGGCGCCGACCTGGACGATCGGCGAGGCCCGAGCCAAGGTGATCGACGTGCGGCGCAGCACACCGCGCAGCGTCACCCTCACGCTGGCCCCGAACGCCGCGTTCAATGGCCGCTCCCTGCAGGCCGGTCAATATGTCAACCTCACGGTCGACATCGACGGCCGCCGGCACACCCGGTGCTACTCGCCGGCCAACGCCGAGGGCGGCCCCCACCTCGAGCTGACGATCGGTCACCACGACGGCGGGCTGGTCTCGACGTACCTCTACGAGCGGGCCCGGCGCGGCATGGTGGTCGGACTGGCCGGCGTCGGCGGCGGCTTCGTGATGCCCGCCGAGCGTCCGCGCCGCATCCTGTTCGTCTCCGGCGGCAGCGGCATCACACCCGTCATGGCGATGCTGCGCACGCTGGTCAATGAAGGCCACCGGGGCGAGGTCGCGTTCGTCCACTACGCGCGCAGCCCGCAAGAGGCCTGCTATCGCGACGAGCTGGCTGAGCTGAAGCGGGTGCGGGTGCTGCACGGGTACACCCGATCGGGTGCCGGCGACCTCGTCGGCTCGTTTGGGCGGGAGCACCTGGCCGCCGCGATGCGATCACCCGACGCGGTGTTCGTTTGCGGCCCAACAACTTTGGTCGAGGCCGTCCGGCAGCACTGCGACAACGTGTACACCGAAAGCTTCGTGCCGCCGGTGTTTGAACCCACCGCGAACCCATCCGGTAGCCGAATCACCTTCTCGGACAGCGGAATCGACGTCACCGACGACGGCCGTTCGCTGCTTGAGCAGGCCGAATCGGCGGGCCTGACGCCGCAAAACGGATGCCGGATGGGCATCTGCCACACCTGCACGCGGCGCAAGACCGCCGGCACCGTGCGAAACCTCACCACCGGCTCGGTCTCGACCGGCGCCGACGAAAACATACAGATCTGCGTGTCCGTCCCGGTCGGCGATGTCGACATCGCACTTTAG
- a CDS encoding fatty acid desaturase family protein, whose protein sequence is MPNNTITLTREQADEFGRELDAIKERIMADLGEKDADYIRRVIKAQRALEVGGRALLFLPPAWLLGTAMLGVSKIMDNMEIGHNIMHGQYDWMRDPAISGQSFEWDTACPADQWRHSHNYMHHTHTNIVGMDRDIGYGILRMSEDQPWEPYFLGNPLYAFLLMVLFQYGVALHELETEKIRAGEISVRDKRDTLKEIWKKTRRQALKDYVAFPLLAGPFAPFVFTGNLTANLMRNVWSYMIIFCGHFPDGTQEFTVEETTDESRGQWYFRQVLGSANLTGGKLFHLLSGNLSHQIEHHLFPDMPARRYAEIAPEVQEICERYGIPYNKGPLLRQFGTVVRKIVRLAFPDSLKSTADRPDDRVPAAA, encoded by the coding sequence ATGCCTAACAACACGATTACCCTGACCCGCGAGCAGGCCGACGAATTCGGTCGCGAACTGGACGCCATCAAGGAACGCATCATGGCGGACCTCGGCGAAAAGGACGCCGACTACATCCGCCGCGTCATCAAGGCCCAACGTGCGCTGGAAGTCGGCGGGCGCGCCCTGCTATTCCTGCCCCCGGCGTGGCTGCTGGGCACCGCGATGCTGGGCGTGTCGAAGATCATGGACAACATGGAGATCGGGCACAACATCATGCACGGTCAGTACGACTGGATGCGTGACCCGGCGATCTCCGGTCAGTCCTTCGAGTGGGACACCGCGTGCCCCGCCGATCAATGGCGGCATTCGCACAACTACATGCATCACACCCACACCAACATCGTCGGGATGGACCGCGACATCGGCTACGGCATCCTCCGGATGAGCGAAGACCAGCCCTGGGAGCCGTACTTCTTGGGCAACCCGCTCTACGCCTTCCTGCTGATGGTGCTGTTCCAGTACGGCGTGGCGCTGCACGAGCTGGAGACCGAGAAGATCCGCGCCGGCGAGATCTCAGTCCGCGACAAGCGGGACACCCTCAAGGAGATCTGGAAGAAGACCCGCCGCCAGGCGCTGAAGGACTACGTCGCCTTCCCGTTGCTGGCCGGGCCGTTCGCGCCCTTCGTCTTCACCGGCAACCTCACCGCCAACCTGATGCGCAACGTGTGGTCGTACATGATCATCTTCTGCGGCCACTTCCCCGACGGCACACAGGAATTCACCGTCGAGGAGACCACGGACGAGTCCCGCGGCCAGTGGTATTTCCGTCAGGTCCTCGGTTCGGCGAACCTGACCGGCGGCAAACTCTTCCACCTGCTGTCGGGCAACCTGTCGCACCAGATCGAGCACCACCTGTTCCCGGACATGCCGGCGCGCCGGTACGCCGAGATCGCGCCCGAGGTGCAAGAGATCTGCGAACGCTACGGCATCCCCTACAACAAGGGTCCGCTGCTGCGCCAGTTCGGCACCGTCGTCCGCAAGATCGTCAGGCTGGCGTTCCCGGACTCGCTGAAGTCCACGGCCGACAGGCCTGACGATCGGGTACCTGCCGCGGCGTAG
- a CDS encoding SRPBCC family protein: MEWTGARYADNPTVEASTWIDADPERVWSLVSDIELMPTLSNELQRVEWTDGADRPRVGARFVGYNEHDAFGQWSTTSQIVECDQPREFCWAVGDPENPSAKWRFRLAQRDGGTALSFWMQMGPGRSGLSVAIDSMPDKEEKIVFVRMREFEAAIDKTLAAIKRLAEHGVR; encoded by the coding sequence GTGGAATGGACCGGCGCCCGCTACGCGGACAACCCAACAGTGGAAGCATCGACGTGGATCGACGCTGACCCGGAGCGGGTCTGGAGCCTGGTCTCCGACATCGAACTGATGCCGACGCTCTCCAACGAGCTGCAGCGGGTCGAGTGGACCGACGGGGCCGATCGGCCCCGGGTCGGCGCCCGCTTCGTCGGATATAACGAGCACGACGCGTTCGGGCAATGGAGCACCACCTCGCAGATCGTCGAGTGCGACCAGCCACGTGAATTCTGTTGGGCGGTAGGCGACCCCGAGAACCCCTCGGCGAAGTGGCGCTTTCGGCTGGCGCAACGCGACGGCGGTACCGCGCTGAGCTTCTGGATGCAGATGGGCCCGGGACGCTCGGGCTTGTCGGTCGCCATCGACTCGATGCCCGACAAGGAGGAAAAGATCGTCTTCGTGCGGATGCGCGAGTTCGAGGCGGCGATCGACAAGACCCTGGCGGCGATCAAACGGCTGGCCGAACACGGGGTGCGCTGA
- a CDS encoding LLM class flavin-dependent oxidoreductase — protein MRTATTVELSQPGVVDFVVEAEKLGLDVCWVAEAWGTDAPSAIGYLAARTDRMVLGSGVIQVGTRSPVLVAQTAITLSNLSGGRFLLGLGASGPQVMEGLHGVSFARPLTRMRETVELVRQVFEGGKISYSGKEIQIPRPGGEAVPMRLSTRPEHPIPIYLATLSPAMLRLTGQIADGWLGTSFVPEGADDAYFAHLDQGLAAAGRTRADIDICQGAEVAFAADEGELSGMVADRKKDLAFSLGGMGSSSTNFYNQAYSRQGWADVAAEVRERWQRGDRDGAAALVTDEMVLATTLIGTEEMVRARLKVWRDAGVATVRLYPAGDSLDAKLDTLGRAIDLVRRT, from the coding sequence ATGCGGACCGCCACGACGGTCGAGCTGTCCCAACCGGGGGTGGTCGACTTCGTGGTCGAGGCCGAAAAACTGGGCCTGGATGTGTGCTGGGTCGCCGAGGCGTGGGGGACGGACGCTCCGTCGGCCATCGGCTACCTCGCGGCCCGGACCGACCGGATGGTGCTCGGCTCGGGTGTGATTCAGGTCGGTACCCGCTCGCCGGTACTCGTCGCGCAGACGGCGATCACGCTGTCCAACCTGTCCGGCGGACGGTTCCTGCTCGGCCTGGGGGCGTCCGGACCTCAGGTGATGGAGGGCCTGCACGGGGTGTCCTTCGCCCGTCCGTTGACCCGCATGCGCGAGACCGTCGAGCTCGTCCGGCAGGTGTTCGAGGGCGGGAAGATCTCGTACTCCGGCAAGGAGATTCAGATTCCGCGCCCGGGCGGGGAAGCGGTGCCGATGCGCTTGTCCACCCGGCCCGAGCATCCCATTCCCATTTATCTGGCCACCTTGTCGCCGGCGATGCTGCGGTTGACCGGACAGATCGCGGACGGCTGGCTGGGCACCAGCTTCGTCCCGGAGGGCGCCGACGACGCCTACTTCGCCCACCTCGACCAGGGACTGGCGGCCGCCGGGCGCACCCGCGCCGACATCGACATCTGTCAGGGCGCCGAGGTCGCCTTCGCGGCCGACGAGGGCGAACTCAGCGGCATGGTCGCCGACCGCAAGAAAGACCTGGCGTTCAGCCTCGGCGGCATGGGGTCGTCGAGCACCAACTTCTACAACCAGGCCTACAGCCGTCAGGGCTGGGCCGACGTCGCCGCCGAGGTCCGCGAGCGCTGGCAGCGCGGCGACCGCGACGGCGCGGCCGCGTTGGTGACCGACGAGATGGTGCTGGCCACCACCTTGATTGGGACGGAAGAGATGGTGCGGGCGCGCCTCAAGGTGTGGCGCGACGCGGGCGTGGCCACCGTGCGGCTGTATCCGGCGGGCGACAGCTTGGACGCCAAGCTGGACACCCTGGGCCGGGCGATCGATCTGGTCCGCCGAACGTGA
- a CDS encoding DUF1214 domain-containing protein yields MTHESTAAWKELLATIGDLDRNFLEGDRAVSDDRHIADGYRMLATTLGVAFDTYLFPEPGRPQFVAVNTPFRRDRRWGGDNTDAYYFICPVDPKRRYRISGNKGDSVYFSVTAYNEPSPGAWSDRIVAIVRDTDLDIDADGNFSFEFPPTADAAVLMTRDYQADPRTGRPVTWNIEALDDPDPIRHGDAETAARLRAAAAWMRTMGAIVPLPVGNRVDDHHGLGHETAHTANEFADPYQVPDANFGWSARDACYAYGSFVLDDDEALVITHRPPSCRFWNLVVWNQFMATYGDEDARSSLNNHSAALNSDGSVTIVLSREILTHPNSLTTLGYPLGNLAFRWFLADTVPARPQVELVKVSDAPTSVS; encoded by the coding sequence ATGACGCACGAATCGACCGCCGCGTGGAAAGAGTTGCTGGCCACCATCGGCGACCTCGACCGCAACTTTCTGGAGGGCGACCGGGCGGTCTCCGACGACCGCCACATTGCCGACGGCTACCGCATGCTGGCGACGACCCTGGGCGTCGCCTTCGACACGTACCTGTTCCCCGAGCCCGGTCGCCCGCAGTTCGTCGCGGTCAACACGCCATTCCGTCGCGACCGCCGCTGGGGCGGCGACAACACCGATGCGTATTACTTCATCTGCCCGGTCGACCCGAAGCGTCGCTACCGCATCAGCGGCAACAAGGGTGACAGCGTGTACTTCTCGGTGACCGCCTACAACGAGCCATCCCCGGGCGCCTGGTCCGACCGGATCGTCGCGATCGTGCGCGACACCGATCTGGACATCGATGCCGACGGCAACTTCTCCTTCGAATTCCCGCCGACGGCCGACGCCGCCGTGCTGATGACCCGCGACTACCAGGCCGACCCGCGAACGGGCCGCCCGGTGACGTGGAACATCGAGGCGCTCGACGACCCGGACCCGATCCGTCATGGCGACGCCGAAACCGCGGCCCGCCTGCGGGCGGCTGCCGCCTGGATGCGCACGATGGGCGCCATCGTGCCGCTGCCGGTGGGAAACCGCGTCGACGACCATCACGGGCTGGGCCACGAAACTGCCCACACCGCAAACGAATTCGCCGATCCCTATCAGGTCCCCGACGCCAACTTCGGCTGGTCGGCCCGCGACGCTTGCTACGCCTACGGCAGCTTCGTGCTCGACGACGACGAGGCGCTGGTCATCACGCATCGGCCGCCGTCGTGCCGGTTCTGGAATCTGGTGGTGTGGAACCAGTTCATGGCCACCTACGGCGACGAAGACGCCCGCTCCTCGCTCAACAACCACAGTGCGGCGCTCAACAGCGACGGCTCGGTGACCATCGTTCTGTCCCGCGAGATACTTACCCATCCGAATTCACTGACCACGCTTGGGTATCCACTCGGCAACCTGGCGTTCCGCTGGTTCCTCGCCGACACCGTGCCGGCGCGACCGCAGGTAGAGCTGGTAAAAGTGTCGGACGCGCCGACGTCCGTCTCCTAG
- a CDS encoding TetR/AcrR family transcriptional regulator gives MVVDFGRPRDPRIDAAVLRATVELLAETGYPGLLVSAIAERAGTSKPAIYRRWPSKAHLVHEAVFPIGAATDLPDTGSLPEDLREMVRRAMVFLTTPAAKAALPGLVGEMAADPTLHAALLERFAGIIGGGLAELLEGAAARGEVRADVTAAELAEAMAGITLIGLLTRPAELDGTWVDRTTTLLLKGITA, from the coding sequence ATGGTTGTTGATTTTGGCCGACCCCGCGACCCGCGCATCGACGCCGCGGTGCTGCGCGCCACGGTCGAGCTGCTCGCCGAAACCGGCTATCCCGGACTGCTGGTCTCCGCCATCGCCGAGCGCGCCGGCACCAGCAAGCCGGCGATCTACCGGCGCTGGCCGAGCAAGGCGCACCTCGTGCACGAGGCGGTGTTTCCCATCGGCGCCGCGACCGACCTTCCCGACACCGGCTCACTGCCGGAGGATCTGCGCGAAATGGTGCGCCGCGCAATGGTTTTCCTGACGACGCCGGCCGCGAAAGCGGCGCTGCCGGGGTTGGTCGGCGAGATGGCTGCGGACCCGACGCTGCATGCGGCGCTGTTGGAGCGCTTCGCCGGCATCATCGGCGGCGGGCTCGCCGAACTGTTGGAAGGTGCCGCGGCGCGCGGTGAGGTTCGCGCGGACGTGACCGCGGCCGAATTGGCCGAAGCGATGGCCGGCATCACGCTGATCGGCCTGCTCACCCGCCCCGCCGAACTCGACGGCACCTGGGTCGATCGCACCACCACGTTGCTCCTGAAAGGAATCACCGCATGA
- a CDS encoding sulfotransferase family protein, which yields MTDVVRLNDLAKPEFSGEAQQILDMMAAMAPQCPLDADALHAQASADTGLSDFGPPDYRERFDVYLAALREIDGLHDAGVVNFYGQLLQLLKNRLLLTDLLRRHPEIGDIELHPPVVIAGLPRTGTTHLHNLLAAAPTFRTMPYWESNEPFPLPNELGAEPDPRRARMDVAVTVVNTVMPYFPLMHEMTTDHVHEEIQLLANDISTMLFETLAEVPRWRDYYRAHDQTPHYQYLATQLKAMQFLRGGRRWLLKSPQHLEQVPVLNRVFPGSIVVFTHRDPVPVALSMVAMITYSARMHRTPVPVEQIANSWIERLEQMLNALVRDRHTIGPDRSIDIRFDDFMADEIGVAERVYALAGEPFGAPERGAVAEYLSGHQRGRLGSVETSCEMFGLREDDLRTRFAPYVERFLT from the coding sequence GTGACCGACGTCGTTCGCCTAAATGACCTGGCCAAGCCGGAATTCAGCGGCGAGGCCCAGCAGATTCTCGACATGATGGCCGCCATGGCCCCTCAGTGCCCGTTGGATGCCGACGCGCTGCACGCCCAGGCCAGCGCCGACACCGGCCTCAGCGATTTCGGGCCGCCCGACTACCGCGAACGCTTCGACGTCTACCTGGCCGCGCTGCGTGAGATTGACGGCCTGCACGACGCCGGGGTGGTCAACTTCTACGGGCAACTGCTGCAGTTGCTCAAGAACCGGTTGCTGCTGACCGACCTGCTGCGTCGGCACCCCGAGATCGGCGACATCGAACTGCATCCGCCGGTGGTGATCGCCGGGCTGCCCCGAACGGGCACCACCCACCTGCACAACCTGCTGGCGGCGGCGCCCACGTTCCGCACCATGCCCTATTGGGAAAGCAACGAGCCGTTCCCGCTGCCGAACGAGCTTGGCGCCGAACCGGATCCGCGGCGGGCGCGGATGGACGTCGCGGTGACGGTCGTCAATACCGTGATGCCTTATTTCCCGCTCATGCACGAGATGACCACGGACCACGTCCACGAAGAGATCCAGCTACTCGCCAACGACATTTCCACGATGTTGTTCGAGACACTCGCCGAGGTGCCGCGCTGGCGCGACTACTACCGGGCACACGACCAGACGCCGCATTACCAATACCTGGCGACCCAGCTCAAGGCGATGCAGTTCCTGCGCGGGGGGCGGCGCTGGCTGCTGAAGTCGCCCCAGCATCTCGAGCAGGTGCCGGTGCTGAATCGCGTCTTCCCCGGCAGCATCGTCGTCTTCACCCACCGCGACCCGGTGCCAGTGGCGCTGTCCATGGTCGCGATGATCACCTACTCCGCGCGCATGCACCGCACGCCGGTGCCGGTCGAACAGATCGCCAATTCCTGGATCGAGCGCCTCGAGCAGATGCTCAACGCACTGGTCCGCGATCGCCACACCATCGGGCCGGACCGCTCGATCGACATCCGCTTCGACGATTTCATGGCCGACGAAATCGGGGTTGCCGAAAGGGTTTACGCGTTGGCCGGCGAACCCTTCGGCGCACCGGAGCGCGGCGCGGTCGCCGAGTATCTGAGTGGGCACCAGCGCGGCCGGCTGGGCAGCGTCGAAACATCGTGCGAGATGTTCGGGCTGCGCGAGGACGATCTGCGGACCCGCTTCGCGCCGTATGTCGAGCGGTTTCTGACATAG